One stretch of Prunus persica cultivar Lovell chromosome G1, Prunus_persica_NCBIv2, whole genome shotgun sequence DNA includes these proteins:
- the LOC18794000 gene encoding uncharacterized protein LOC18794000: MKSREAKGALSADLLVCFPSRTSLKLMPKPICSPARPSEPNKRHQYNQNHHHQPHHHQQLVKKSSIGKSSLGQASPLLWAKTKPMGSEISEPTSPKVTCAGQIKVRHKSGSCKSWQSVMEEIERIHNNKKQRKQRRPGWAEALGFKKEVMQFLTCLRNIRFDFRCFGSFPQPDISSDEDEEEEEEENRDCRENHVGGEGISDGGDQSSSRAMFSKWFMVLQENQSNGVCTEDKKERNDRQSLDDEVGSTSEVPVASVPPPNALLLMRCRSAPAKTWLEEKEEEEEDDEDEEEEEKEAEKKNGLEKEEKKAKVTLKSLMEEDKQRKKTESLVVMACDSDFYKISSDIAKETWVVGGMKDAISRSRSWKR; the protein is encoded by the coding sequence ATGAagtcaagggaagccaaagGAGCTCTTTCTGCAGATCTATTAGTGTGTTTTCCTTCAAGAACCAGTCTAAAACTGATGCCCAAGCCAATTTGCAGCCCAGCGAGGCCCTCAGAGCCTAACAAGCGCCACCAGTACAACCAGAACCACCATCACCAACCTCACCACCACCAGCAGCTCGTCAAAAAATCAAGCATTGGCAAAAGCAGTCTTGGCCAAGCAAGCCCTCTGTTATGGGCCAAGACCAAGCCCATGGGCTCTGAGATCTCCGAGCCCACGTCCCCAAAAGTCACCTGCGCTGGCCAGATCAAAGTCAGGCACAAGTCCGGCTCGTGCAAAAGCTGGCAGTCAGTGATGGAGGAGATTGAGAGAATTCACAACAACAAGAAACAGAGGAAACAGAGACGACCCGGTTGGGCAGAGGCTCTTGGGTTCAAGAAAGAAGTCATGCAATTCTTGACTTGCTTGAGAAACATTCGGTTTGATTTTCGGTGCTTTGGTTCTTTTCCTCAACCGGATATTTCTAGCGAcgaggatgaagaagaagaagaggaagaaaacagGGACTGTCGAGAAAACCATGTGGGTGGTGAGGGAATTAGCGACGGTGGTGATCAGAGTAGCTCGAGGGCTATGTTTTCAAaatggtttatggttttacaggaAAATCAGAGTAATGGGGTTTGCACAGAAGataaaaaggagagaaatgATAGGCAGAGTTTGGATGATGAGGTTGGATCAACTTCTGAAGTTCCAGTAGCCTCTGTTCCGCCACCAAATGCTCTGTTGCTAATGAGGTGCAGGTCTGCTCCTGCAAAGACTTGgctagaagagaaagaagaagaagaagaggatgatgaggatgaagaagaggaagaaaaagaagcagaaaagaaaaatggattggaaaaagaagagaaaaaggccAAAGTTACTTTGAAGAGCTTAATGGAGGAAGATaaacagagaaagaagacAGAGAGCTTGGTGGTGATGGCATGTGATTCTGATTTCTACAAGATTTCTTCTGATATTGCCAAGGAGACATGGGTTGTTGGTGGAATGAAAGATGCAATTTCCAGAAGTCGAAGTtggaagagatga
- the LOC18793389 gene encoding uncharacterized protein LOC18793389: protein MNKRLISLSFSLRSSVQLHRPPLYHSISILFYSSSKPKRSKFNFVSKDGRSKSTPKVAVAEYLINQHQFSPETALKASSSIAFLKNTSETDSVLSFLKERGFSKTQLEEVVKRIPRILRANLDTTIKPKIKIFQDSGFSDSDIADVISSYPWILWNSADNRLGPAILALKNILGSNAGVLKVLKLCGWYLKYDLEKTMIPNIEILKSLGISSSQIVKYICQFPRFYLHTQESIMDFVRRVDEMGFDRKSKMFLSAIRTISSMSLETWEMKVKLFQSLGFSEKGVLVAFRRAPQVFCISEKKIKEATEMLLSSGKADIAFIVSHPELLICSVEHRLKPRLQVMENLEKKNLLRKIPSLTTICRYTDQKFAERFVIPYANELEV, encoded by the coding sequence ATGAACAAAAGGCTAATCtcactctcattctctctgAGAAGCTCGGTCCAGCTTCACAGGCCTCCTCTCTACCACTCAATCTCTATCTTGTTTTACTCTTCCTCCAAACCCAAAAGGTCAAAGTTTAACTTTGTCTCCAAAGACGGAAGGTCAAAATCAACGCCCAAAGTAGCAGTAGCTGAATATTTAATCAACCAGCACCAGTTTTCCCCAGAAACTGCTTTGAAAGCCTCATCATCCATCGCTTTTCTTAAAAATACCTCCGAGACGGATTCGGTGCTTTCATTCCTAAAAGAACGCGGATTCTCCAAAACCCAGCTAGAGGAAGTGGTTAAAAGGATCCCGAGGATCCTTCGTGCCAATCTTGACACGACCatcaaacccaaaatcaaGATTTTCCAAGACTCTGGCTTTTCAGACTCCGACATTGCGGATGTTATATCCTCTTACCCCTGGATTTTATGGAATAGTGCTGATAATCGGCTTGGTCCTGCTATTTTAGCATTGAAGAACATTCTGGGCTCCAATGCTGGTGTGCTTAAGGTTTTAAAGTTATGTGGTTGGTATCTCAAATATGACTTGGAGAAGACAATGATTCCCAATATTGAGATTTTGAAGAGTTTGGGTATAAGTTCGTCGCAGATTGTCAAATACATTTGTCAGTTTCCCAGATTTTATCTGCATACGCAGGAGAGCATTATGGATTTTGTTAGAAGGGTTGATGAAATGGGTTTCGATAGGAAGTCCAAGATGTTCCTATCAGCAATTCGGACCATTAGTTCGATGAGTTTGGAGACCTGGGAAATGAAGGTGAAGCTTTTCCAGAGTTTGGGGTTTTCAGAAAAGGGTGTCTTGGTGGCGTTTAGGAGGGCTCCCCAGGTGTTTTGTATATCTGAGAAGAAGATTAAGGAGGCAACAGAGATGCTGCTCAGCTCTGGCAAGGCTGATATCGCATTTATAGTTAGTCACCCAGAGTTGCTTATTTGTAGCGTTGAGCACAGGCTGAAACCACGACTACAAGTTATGGAGAacctagaaaagaaaaatctactTAGGAAAATACCTAGTTTGACCACAATCTGCAGGTACACTGATCAGAAGTTTGCTGAAAGATTTGTTATTCCTTATGCAAATGAACTTGAGGTCTAA
- the LOC18793215 gene encoding TPR repeat-containing thioredoxin TTL1, which yields MADMAKYKVDKDLGCGFMGGIFQCRSYWSRKSSVHSLPSNSSKNDLKAPINDDYSTKSEESKSQQPKSTEAAIVVSSNSGRPSPNRDSKHSRKPSLGHPRPSACHQKAQPRRHSDAGRRSTSSSNGTSSQIKVLQIQDLSKETKLQRASTTRSAELSRKITDHQQANENKPLVRATSSNMVLSGQLGNLRQPGVSNQAASNSPIATIKTLTYHPRNLEDSNSTPTRKFGKLGGNVVMGNIVRKNSDEFGGLAWNKLDPEVLKSMGNEAYKQGRFEEALAFYDRAIALDSNKAAYHSNKGAALVGLGRLIEAVFECKEAIQIEPCYHKAHHRLATTYLRLGEAEKALDHYKHSGPYANSKDVDQCQALQKCLSRCTEAQKLQEWNILLNETQLAISSGANSAPQVFALQAEALLKLHRHQEAYATYQKRPSFSIDICTKFFGLASSAFLLMIGAQVYLAVGRFEDAIAAAQNAARLNPSDKNVAAVVKRARAVASARVSGNLLFKASKFSEACVVYSQGLQHDPHNSVLLCNRAACRTKLGQFEKAIDDCNAALNVLPSYSKARLRRADCNAKLERWGPSIQDYEVLIRETPGDEEVGKALFEAKIQLKTQRGEDIKDMKFGSNLVLISSNERFRHFVTSPGMSVVLFCSKTKQKQVLQALHQVCTRFPSVNFLKVEVEDHPYLAKMEDVSTIPAFKIYKNGSRVKEIPGSNHELLESSVKLYSS from the exons ATGGCAGACATGGCAAAGTATAAGGTGGACAAGGATTTGGGTTGTGGTTTTATGGGTGGGATTTTCCAGTGCAGAAGCTACTGGTCCAGAAAATCCTCTGTTCATTCACTACCTTCAAACAGTAGCAAAAATGATTTGAAAGCACCAATCAATGATGATTATTCTACAAAGTCCGAAGAATCCAAGAGCCAACAACCCAAATCCACAGAGGCTGCTATTGTAGTCTCCTCCAATTCGGGTAGACCTTCTCCAAATCGAGACTCGAAACATTCCAGGAAGCCTAGCTTGGGTCATCCAAGGCCTTCAGCTTGTCACCAGAAGGCTCAACCGAGAAGGCATTCAGATGCTGGAAGAAGGTCAACATCTTCATCCAATGGTACTTCAAGCCAAATCAAGGTGTTGCAAATCCAGGACTTGTCGAAAGAGACGAAGCTACAAAGGGCATCCACTACTAGATCTGCAGAGCTCAGTAGGAAGATCACTGATCACCAGCAAGCCAATGAAAACAAACCTCTGGTCCGAGCCACTTCAAGTAATATGGTGCTTTCAGGACAGTTGGGGAACTTGAGGCAGCCCGGAGTTTCGAATCAGGCGGCAAGCAATAGTCCCATTGCAACAATCAAGACTCTGACTTATCATCCTAGAAATCTTGAAGACTCGAATTCGACACCTACCcgaaaatttggaaaactagGAGGCAATGTTGTGATGGGTAACATTGTGAGGAAGAACAGTGATGAGTTTGGAGGTCTTGCCTGGAACAAGTTAGACCCTGAGGTGTTGAAGTCCATGGGAAATGAGGCATACAAACAGGGCAGATTTGAAGAGGCCTTGGCTTTTTATGACCGAGCAATTgctttggattcaaataaggCTGCTTATCACAGCAATAAAGGAGCAGCTTTGGTTGGTTTAGGCCGTCTTATCGAGGCGGTTTTCGAATGCAAAGAAGCAATCCAGATTGAGCCTTGTTATCACAAAGCTCATCATCGGTTGGCAACAACTTATCTCAG ATTGGGAGAAGCAGAGAAAGCATTGGATCACTACAAACACTCGGGCCCATATGCTAACTCGAAAGACGTTGACCAATGTCAGGCTCTTCAAAAATGCCTTAGCAGATGCACTGAAGCTCAGAAATTACAAGAGTGGAATATTTTGCTGAACGAGACCCAGCTGGCAATTTCCTCAGGTGCCAATTCAGCTCCACAG GTCTTTGCTCTACAAGCTGAGGCCTTGCTGAAGCTTCACAGACATCAAGAGGCCTATGCCACCTACCAAAAACGACCCAGTTTCAGCATTGATATATGCACCAAGTTCTTTGGCTTGGCAAGTAGTGCTTTTCTGTTAATGATTGGGGCTCAGGTTTACTTGGCTGTTGGCAG GTTTGAGGATGCTATAGCTGCAGCTCAGAATGCAGCACGACTCAATCCAAGTGACAAGAATGTCGCCGCGGTGGTGAAGAGGGCTCGCGCTGTTGCATCAGCCCGAGTGAGTGGTAACCTTCTCTTTAAGGCATCGAAATTTTCGGAAGCATGTGTAGTGTATAGTCAAGGACTGCAGCATGATCCACACAACTCGGTTTTACTATGCAACCGAGCAGCTTGTCGTACTAAACTGGGACAATTTGAAAAGGCCATTGATGATTGCAATGCAGCACTTAATGTGCTGCCTTCTTACAGCAAGGCTAGGCTGCGCCGGGCTGATTGCAATGCCAAG TTAGAAAGGTGGGGGCCTTCAATTCAAGATTATGAAGTTCTGATAAGAGAAACTCCTGGAGATGAGGAAGTTGGCAAGGCTTTGTTTGAAGCCAAGATCCAGCTCAAAACACAACGCGGCGAAGATATTAAGGACATGAAATTTGGATCAAATTTGGTCCTCATCTCCAGCAATGAGCGCTTCAGACATTTTGTGACCTCTCCAG GGATGTCTGTGGTGCTGTTTTGTagcaaaaccaaacaaaagcaaGTGTTGCAAGCCCTGCATCAAGTCTGCACAAGATTTCCATCTGTCAATTTTCTCAAG gTGGAGGTGGAAGACCATCCATACTTGGCCAAAATGGAGGATGTGAGCACAATCCCAGCCTTCAAGATATACAAAAATGGATCAAGGGTCAAAGAAATTCCAGGCAGCAACCATGAATTATTAGAAAGCTCAGTCAAATTGTACAGCAGTTGA